In Betaproteobacteria bacterium, the sequence CTGGCCGTGGCCGACGTCACAGAACGGGCAGCGCCGGGTGCAGATGTCACCGAGGATCATAAAGGTGGCCGTGCCGCGGCCGAAGCATTCGCCGATGTTGGGGCAGGCGGCTTCTTCGCAGACCGTATGCAGCTTCTTTTCACGCAGCATGGTCTTGATTTCGCCAAAGCGTCCGGCGCTGTTGCCGGCCTTGACGCGTATCCATTCCGGCTTGCGCAGCGGCGTGTCGACCGGCACGATCTTGATAGGGATGCGCGCGGTTTTGAGTTCGCCTTTTTGCTTGACGCCTTTTTCAGCCATGTTGTTTGTCCAGTTGCAGCAGCAGGTGTTGAGAGAGTTGCTCGCCGGCCTCTTGGGGCGTGAGCGGAATATTCAGATCTTTGGTCTGGATGACCTTGAGCCCAGCATAGCCGCAGGGATTGATCGCTGTAAATGGGTAAAGATCCATATCGACATTGAGCGATAAACCGTGGTAGCTGCAGCCGTTTCGTATGCGCAGGCCGAGGGCGGCGACCTTGGCATCGCCGACGTAGACACCGGGGGCGCCGGCGCGGCGTTCAGCCGTAACGCCATAGCTTGCCAGTAGGTCGATGACGGCCTGCTCGATGGCTGTGACCAGTTCGCGCACCTTGATTTTCAGGCGCGCCAGGTCAAGCAACAGGTAGATCACGACCTGGCCGGGGCCGTGGTAGGTGACCTGGCCGCCGCGGTCAATCTTGACGATGGGGATGCCGACATCGCGCAGGATGTGCTCGGGCTTGCCGGCCTGGCCAAGGGTGTACACCGGCGTATGCTCGACGATCCAGATTTCGTCAGGCGTTTCGGTCGTGCGCGTCGCGGTGAAGTCCTGCATGGCCTGAAAGGTCGGGGCATAGTCGACCTGCCCGAGCCGTTTGACGACAAGGCTCACAGCACCACTTTGATCATCGGGTGGCCGCTCAGGTCGGTGTACAGCGCATCAAGTTGCGGCTTGGAGGTGGCGATGACAGTACAGGTCAGGCTGACATAGTTGCCGCCCGAACTGGCGCGCATCTCCATGGAGGCGCCATCGAAATCCGGTGCGTGCAGGGTGACAATCTCAAGGACGACCTGAGCCAGGCTGTCGTCAGCCTTGCCCATGATCTTCAGGGGGAATTCACAGGGAAATTCGAGGAGGGTGTCCTTGTACGAAGCCATGTCAGCCTTTGCGCATTACGCTGTTCTTGAAATCCTGATACCACTGCCACATCCGCTCGCCGAGCGGGCCGGGTTTGCCCGATCCGACCGGGTTGCCATCCAGTGTGGTGATCGCCAGAATTTCCTTGGTCGATGAGGTCATCCAGACCTCGTCGGCGGCACGAAGTTCAGTTTCTTCGATTTCGGCGATTTTTACCGGTTGACCGTGGCGCTCGGCCAATTCGAGGATGACGTCGTAGGTGATGCCGGGCAACATCAGATGCGTCTTGGGTGGCGCGAATAGCACACCATTCTTGACGACAAAGATGTTCGAGGCAGCGCCTTCCTTCATGAAGCCATCGCGTATCAGCAGCGCTTCGGCACAGCCTTGCTCGACGGCCTGCTGGCGGGCCAGTATGTTGGCGAGCAGCGAGACGACCTTCAAATCGCAGCGTGACCAGCGCAGGTCGGGGACGGTAATCGCCGCGACGCCGGTGGCGCGCACCTCGGGCGGGGTGGTGACCAGCGGCGAAGAAAAGGCGAAGGCGGTCGGCGGCACGCTGGCTGGCGGAAAGGCGTGGTCCCGCTTGTCGTCGGCGCCACGGGTGACCTGCAGATAGATCGACTGGTCTTCCCACGGTGCGGTTTCGATCAGTTTCAGGACAACCGCTTTCCAGCCGTCGGCGCTCAGTGGATTGGCCAGCTTGATCCCGTCCAGAGTCGCCTGCAGTCGATGGATGTGCTCGTCAATGCGAAAAGCCCGGCGCGAATAGACCGGGATCAGTTCATAGACACCGTCGCCATACAGAAAACCGCGATCCAGCGGCGAAATACCCGCTTCCGCCAGCGGCAGCAAGCGACCATTCAGAAAGACCGGGTCGGCGACGTAGGGCGTCATGAGCTTAATTGAACCAGAGGCGGATGGTGTCGATGATACGAGTGAAGATGTTGCCTAGTGGCACATTTTCAAGAGCTGTCACCGGATATTCGCCGTACACCTTGTCGTCAACCGTAACCTTGAGCATGCCAAGTTTCTGGCCTGCTTCGATCGGGGCAATCAGGCGCGGTTCGGCCACGAACTCTGACTTGACCTTTTCAGCGTAGCCCTTGGGGACGGCAATGGAAAGGTCGCTGGTAAAACCGGCCTTGACCTCTTTTTGGGCGCCCTTCCAGACGTGCAGTGAAGCAACCGCCTGATCCTTGGTGTAAAGCGACACCGCGTCGTAGGAAATGAAGCCCCAGTTGAGCAGCTTCTGCGATTCACTGGCGCGAGCGGAGTCGGAAACTGTGCCGAGAACGACAGAGAGCAGACGGCGCTTGTCGCGCAGGGCCGAGGAAATCAGGCAATAGCCGGCCGCTTCGGTATGCCCGGTCTTGACGCCATCAACCGTCGGGTCGATGTAGAGCAGGCGGTTGCGGTTCGGCTGGGTGATGCCGTTATAGGTGAACTCCTTCATCGAGTAATATTTTTTGTATTCCTCGGGGAAGTCACGGATCAGCGCGGAAGCCAGCAAGGAAAGGTCGCGCGCAGTAGTGTAGTGCTCCGGGTCGGGCAGGCCGGTGGAGTTACGGAAGCTGGATGACTTCATGCCCAGGCGCTGCGCTTCGCGGTTCATCATCTGCGCGAAATTCTCCTCGCTGCCAGCGATTGCCTCGGCCAACGTCACGCAGGCATCGTTGCCGGACTGGACGATCATGCCCTTGATCAGATCTTCAACGGGCACTTGCGTGTCGACTCGGACAAACATTTTGGAACCGCCGGTGCGCCAGGCTTTTTCGGAAACAGGCACCGCCTGCTCCAGGGCAATGGTCTTCTTGTGAATGGCGGCGAAGGTCAGGTAGGCCGTCATCAGCTTGGTCAGGGAAGCAGGTTCGAGGCGTTCGTCCGGCTTTTCCGAGGTCAGCATCTGGTTCGAGCCCATTTCGAGCAACAGCCAGGACTTGGCGGCGAGCGAAGGCGGAATGGGCAATTGCTGGCCCACGGCGTGGGAGGTGATGACGAGGCTAAGTACGAGAAGGGCGGTCTTGCGGAACAGCGACATTGGCGATTTCTTTGATTTGCGTTGGGGGCTGGAATTATACCCTTGGCTGCATCCCTGCTTGCGGCGCTGCGGCACAAAGCGCTTCAACGGCCGGGTGGCGAATGCGTCTTTCGTTGGAGATGGCGTAAATCTGCTCGCTGACGCCGGCCATCGAACCGAGCGGTACGGCTTCGAGTTGCGTCGATATCTGCTCGGCCAGCGCTAGCGGGGCCGGGAAAATACCCAGTCCTTCCCGGCCGAAGGTCGTCAGCAGGGCGCTGTCTTCGAATTCGCCAACAATTTTGGGGCGGATATTCGTATTTTCCAGCCAGCGGTCAATGTGTCCGCGGAGCGCGTGGTGGCGGGTCGGTAGCAGCATGGGCGCACCATCCAGATTGTTTGGAAAGCCTTGCTGGTAGCGCGTAGCCAGCGCCGAGGTGGCGAACAAGGCGGTGGCGAATTCACCGAGTGGCGTGCTGAATACCTTGAGATTGCCGCCAGCCGGGGCTGGCCGGTCGGTGAGGACGACGTCAAGCCGGTGCAATGCGAGATCGGCAAGCAGTGTGTCGAATTCGCCCTCATCGCAAATCAGCCGGACATCGGCCGGCATGCTGGTCACGGTGGATAGCAGGCGATAGGCCAGCAACTTAGGAATGCCGTCTGAAATGCCGGCTTTCAGACGAAGTGTGGCCTCGCTGCCGCTGGTTTCAACCGCTTCGGTCAGCGCCTCACCGAGCTGGAAAATCTGGTCGGCGTAGCCTTGCGCGACCCGGCCAGCTTCGCTCAGCACCAATCCCCGTCCCTGCGAGTTGAACAAGGCCTTGCCCAATTGTCGCTCCAGCAGCGAAAGCTGGCCGCTGATCGTCTGCACGGCGACGCCAAGCCGTTCGGCGGCGCGGGTCATGCTGCCTTCCTGGGCAACGACCCAGAAGTAATGCAGATGCTTATAGTTAAGTGGTGTCATGAGTTCTACAGAAAAAATCGAAGAGTGTTTCCATTTTGCTCCGGTTTTTTAGTTTGTTGCAACGCAATATCATTCACCTGTTTCTCTTTCGAGGAGTTCCAAATGAAACGAATTGTCCTTTTTCTTGCGACCAACCTCGCGGTCATGCTGGTTCTCAGCGTCGCTACCAGCGTGCTGGGCGTCAATCGCTACCTGACGGCGAATGGCCTGAACGTTGGCATGTTGTTCGCCTTTGCAGCCGTGATCGGCTTCGGCGGTGCCTTCATTTCGCTGCTGATGTCGAAGACCATGGCGAAATGGAGCGTCGGCGCCCGGGTGATTGAGGCGCCGAGTTCATCGACGGAAATGTGGCTGGTCGATACCGTGGCCAAGCTGGCCAAGCGCGCCAACCTGCCCATGCCCGAAGTGGCCATCTATGACGGCGAGCCGAATGCCTTTGCTACGGGCGCGACCAAAAACAACTCGCTGGTTGCTGTTTCCACCGGCCTGTTGCAAGGCATGACGCGCGATGAGGCCGAAGCGGTGCTGGCTCACGAGGTCGCGCACATCGCCAACGGTGACATGGTGACGCTGACCTTGATCCAGGGCGTGGTGAATACCTTTGTTGTCTTCCTGTCGCGTATCGTCGGTTATGTGGTCGATGGTTTCCTGCGTCGTGGTGACAGCGAAAACAGCGGCCCAGGCATCGGCTACATTGTCACCAGCATGATTTGCGAAGTGGTTTTTGGCCTGCTCGCCAGCACCATCGTTGCCTGGTTCTCGCGTCAGCGCGAATTTCGTGCCGATGCCGGGGCGGCTGGCCTGATGGGCTCGCCAGTGCCGATGCAGAACGCCTTGCGTCGCTTGGGCAACATGCATAGCGAACCGCTACCGCAAAACATGGCGGCCTCCGGGATTGCCGGTGGGCGCAGCTGGATGGCGCTGTTTGCGACGCACCCGCCGCTTGAAGAACGGATTGCTGCTTTGGGTCGCCGTTGATCGCGGCTATGAATAGACGACGAGAGACTGGAATGGGCTTGTGATGCATCGCACCAAAATAATGGGTTTCCTTCTGGGGGTAAGCGCGACGCTGGTCGTCGCGCAGCCCGAATACGATTTGCCCAGGCTAGAAGCACTGGCCATGGCGTCGAGTCGTTCCGTCCTGGCTGCTCGCGAGCAGATCACTGCGGCGCGCTATGCGGTTGATAGTGCCGGGGCTTTTCCCAATCCGGAACTGGAATACCTGAGCGGTACATCGCGCTCGCGCGGGCCGGGTAGCAATACTGGAAATGCCCGCAGCGTCATTCTGACCCAGCCGCTGGACATGCCGTGGCAGCGTTCTGCGCGGGTCGGCGCTGCCGAGGCCGGGCTGGATGCGACCACGGCGGCAGTCCGGATATTCGAGGCTGATTCGCTGGTCAGTCTGCGTCTGCGTTATTTCGAGGTGCTGCGCCGCGAGGCTGAACTAAAGACTGCCCGCGAGGACATGGCGTTGATGGAGAGCGTGCGTTCGCGCATTGCGCTTCGCGTCGAGACCGGCGAGGCACCGCGCTTTGAGCTGATCAAGGCCGATGCGGAAATGCTGAATGCCCAGAAAACGGCGCAGGCTGCAGAGTTTCGGGTTGAGCAGGCACGATCGCTGCTGCGGCGGAGTGTCGGCGGTGCGCTGCCGTCCGATTTCACGATGACCGGCGATTTGAGCAATGTTCCTGAGCTGCCGCACATCGATGGACTGCGTCAGAAGCTGGCTGAAACCAGCCCGGATCTGGCACGGGTGCGCGCTGAAATGGCGCGTGCCCAGCATCAGCTCGACCTTGAGCGTCGCCAGCGCTGGCCCAGCCTGGCCCTGAAAGCCAGCGTCGATGAAGACCCCGATACGCGCGCTTCAAAGTTTGGTGTGGTCGTTTCCATTCCGCTATGGAACAGGCGCAGCGGTCCGGTGGGCGAGGCCGCTGCGCAGTTGTCGCGGGCCCGTCATGAGTTGGCTGCCCAGGAGTTTTCGCTGGGTCAGCAGCTGGAGGTTGCCTTTCAGCAATACGAAATTGCCCAGTCGCAGGTGACAGCGCTGGAGGGCGGCATCGTCAGGCAGGCCGAGGCTGCCCTGAAGGTGTCAGAAGCCGCTTATCGCTTCGGCGAGCGTGGCTTTCTCGAAGTACTTGATGCGCAGCGTGTGTACCGCGCGGCGAGAGCCGAATTGATTGCGGCTCGTTACGAATTGGCCTCGGCCTGGGTTGACATTGAAAGGCTGCGGGCAATTCCCGGAGAAGCAAAAAAATGAAAAAAGCGCTATTTTTCCTGTTGACCGCAGCAATCCTGATGGGCTGCAACAAGGAGAGCGATCAGACGTCGGCGCAGAAGGTGCAGGACCCGATGCTGGTTACACCTGCTGCTGAATTGATCGCCCAGCTCAAGCTGGCCGACGTTGCCAGCCAGGCCGTGGCGGAAACCCTGCGGGTGGCGGGGCGTATCGATTTTGACGAGCAGCGTCTGGCGCGTATCGGTGCCACCGTGACCGGACGGGTCACAAAAATTGACGCCTTGCTCGGGCAGGATGTCGGCAAGGGCCAGGTGCTGGCCCAGCTGAACAGCAGTGAGCTGTCGAGCCAGCAACTGGCTTACCTGAAGGCACGGGCTCAGCTCGAACTCAACCGGCGCAATGCTGAGCGCGCCAAGGCGCTGTTTGATGCCGACGTGATCGGTGCCGCCGAATTGCAGCGCCGGGAAAGCGAATTCCAGATTTCTGTCGCTGAAGCGCGGGCGGCGGCAGATCAACTGAAACTGCTCGGCGTCAGTCCGGCTGCGATAGATCGCCTGGGCAAGCACGGTGCAGTGGATTCGGTGGCGCCGGTGGTGGCGACCATCGGCGGTGTCGTTGTCGAGCGCAAGCTGGCACAGGGGCAGGTCGTACAGCCGGCCGATTCGTTGTTTGTTATTGCCGATCTGTCGCGGTTGTGGGCGGTGGCGCAGGTGCCCGAGCAGCAAGTCAGTCAGGTCCGGACAGGACAGTCGGTCAGTATCGAGGTGCCGGCGCTGGGCAACGAAAAGCTGGTCGGAAAACTGATTTTTGTCGGGCAGACCATCGATCCGGAAACGCGAACGGTTCTGGTGCGCACCGAGCTGGATAACCGCGAAGGTCGTCTCAAGCCGGCCATGCTGGCCTCAATGCTGATTGAAGCCCGACCGGTTGACCGCCTTGTCGTGCCGGCTGGCGCCGTCGTTCGTGAAAATGACGAGGACCATGTCTTTGTCGCCGAAGGTGAATCTGGCTTCCGTTTGCTAAAGGTCAAGTTGGGGCCTGAGCAGCGCGGTGTGCGCGTCGTCCTTGGCGGACTCAAGGGCGGTGAAAAACTGGTGGTTGATGGCGCTTTTCATCTGAATAACGAGCGTAATCGCAAGGAAATGGAGGGGTCGTGATTGAGTCTCTCGTTCGTGCGGCGCTCAAGCAGCGCCTGATTGTCGCGGTCATTGCCGCCGTCCTCTTCTTCTTCGGCCTGAACGCCGCGCAGAAACTGTCCGTCGATGCTTTCCCCGATGTGACCAATGTGCAGGTGCAGATTGCCACCGAGGCGCCGGGCCGCTCGCCGGAAGAGGTCGAACGTTTCGCCACCGTGCCTTTGGAAGTGGCGATGACCGGTCTGCCCGGGCTGGAGGAAATGCGTTCGCTGAACAAGCCGGGTCTGTCGTTGATCACGCTGGTGTTCAACGACAAGACGGACGTTTATTTCGCCCGGCAACTGGTGATGGAGCGCCTGCTTGAGGTGGGCTCGCGTTTGCCAGCGGGCATTACGCCAGTGCTTGGGCCGGTGTCGACCGGGCTGGGCGAGGTCTATCAGTACACGCTGGAGCGAGCCGATGACGGCGACCGGGCCATGAGCGAAGAAGAGCTGATGAAGCGCCGGATTGCCCAGGATTGGGTGGTTCGCCCATTGCTGCGCTCGATTCCTGGCGTTGCTGAAATCAATTCGCAGGGCGGCTATGCCAAGCAGTATCAGGTGCTGGTCAATCCCGACAAGCTGCGGCATTTCGGGCTGAGCGTGGCCGACGTCTATCAGGC encodes:
- the lipB gene encoding lipoyl(octanoyl) transferase LipB gives rise to the protein MSLVVKRLGQVDYAPTFQAMQDFTATRTTETPDEIWIVEHTPVYTLGQAGKPEHILRDVGIPIVKIDRGGQVTYHGPGQVVIYLLLDLARLKIKVRELVTAIEQAVIDLLASYGVTAERRAGAPGVYVGDAKVAALGLRIRNGCSYHGLSLNVDMDLYPFTAINPCGYAGLKVIQTKDLNIPLTPQEAGEQLSQHLLLQLDKQHG
- a CDS encoding DUF493 domain-containing protein — translated: MASYKDTLLEFPCEFPLKIMGKADDSLAQVVLEIVTLHAPDFDGASMEMRASSGGNYVSLTCTVIATSKPQLDALYTDLSGHPMIKVVL
- a CDS encoding D-amino acid aminotransferase; translated protein: MTPYVADPVFLNGRLLPLAEAGISPLDRGFLYGDGVYELIPVYSRRAFRIDEHIHRLQATLDGIKLANPLSADGWKAVVLKLIETAPWEDQSIYLQVTRGADDKRDHAFPPASVPPTAFAFSSPLVTTPPEVRATGVAAITVPDLRWSRCDLKVVSLLANILARQQAVEQGCAEALLIRDGFMKEGAASNIFVVKNGVLFAPPKTHLMLPGITYDVILELAERHGQPVKIAEIEETELRAADEVWMTSSTKEILAITTLDGNPVGSGKPGPLGERMWQWYQDFKNSVMRKG
- a CDS encoding D-alanyl-D-alanine carboxypeptidase translates to MSLFRKTALLVLSLVITSHAVGQQLPIPPSLAAKSWLLLEMGSNQMLTSEKPDERLEPASLTKLMTAYLTFAAIHKKTIALEQAVPVSEKAWRTGGSKMFVRVDTQVPVEDLIKGMIVQSGNDACVTLAEAIAGSEENFAQMMNREAQRLGMKSSSFRNSTGLPDPEHYTTARDLSLLASALIRDFPEEYKKYYSMKEFTYNGITQPNRNRLLYIDPTVDGVKTGHTEAAGYCLISSALRDKRRLLSVVLGTVSDSARASESQKLLNWGFISYDAVSLYTKDQAVASLHVWKGAQKEVKAGFTSDLSIAVPKGYAEKVKSEFVAEPRLIAPIEAGQKLGMLKVTVDDKVYGEYPVTALENVPLGNIFTRIIDTIRLWFN
- a CDS encoding LysR family transcriptional regulator produces the protein MTPLNYKHLHYFWVVAQEGSMTRAAERLGVAVQTISGQLSLLERQLGKALFNSQGRGLVLSEAGRVAQGYADQIFQLGEALTEAVETSGSEATLRLKAGISDGIPKLLAYRLLSTVTSMPADVRLICDEGEFDTLLADLALHRLDVVLTDRPAPAGGNLKVFSTPLGEFATALFATSALATRYQQGFPNNLDGAPMLLPTRHHALRGHIDRWLENTNIRPKIVGEFEDSALLTTFGREGLGIFPAPLALAEQISTQLEAVPLGSMAGVSEQIYAISNERRIRHPAVEALCAAAPQAGMQPRV
- the htpX gene encoding protease HtpX, which encodes MKRIVLFLATNLAVMLVLSVATSVLGVNRYLTANGLNVGMLFAFAAVIGFGGAFISLLMSKTMAKWSVGARVIEAPSSSTEMWLVDTVAKLAKRANLPMPEVAIYDGEPNAFATGATKNNSLVAVSTGLLQGMTRDEAEAVLAHEVAHIANGDMVTLTLIQGVVNTFVVFLSRIVGYVVDGFLRRGDSENSGPGIGYIVTSMICEVVFGLLASTIVAWFSRQREFRADAGAAGLMGSPVPMQNALRRLGNMHSEPLPQNMAASGIAGGRSWMALFATHPPLEERIAALGRR
- a CDS encoding TolC family protein — encoded protein: MHRTKIMGFLLGVSATLVVAQPEYDLPRLEALAMASSRSVLAAREQITAARYAVDSAGAFPNPELEYLSGTSRSRGPGSNTGNARSVILTQPLDMPWQRSARVGAAEAGLDATTAAVRIFEADSLVSLRLRYFEVLRREAELKTAREDMALMESVRSRIALRVETGEAPRFELIKADAEMLNAQKTAQAAEFRVEQARSLLRRSVGGALPSDFTMTGDLSNVPELPHIDGLRQKLAETSPDLARVRAEMARAQHQLDLERRQRWPSLALKASVDEDPDTRASKFGVVVSIPLWNRRSGPVGEAAAQLSRARHELAAQEFSLGQQLEVAFQQYEIAQSQVTALEGGIVRQAEAALKVSEAAYRFGERGFLEVLDAQRVYRAARAELIAARYELASAWVDIERLRAIPGEAKK
- a CDS encoding efflux RND transporter periplasmic adaptor subunit, with the protein product MKKALFFLLTAAILMGCNKESDQTSAQKVQDPMLVTPAAELIAQLKLADVASQAVAETLRVAGRIDFDEQRLARIGATVTGRVTKIDALLGQDVGKGQVLAQLNSSELSSQQLAYLKARAQLELNRRNAERAKALFDADVIGAAELQRRESEFQISVAEARAAADQLKLLGVSPAAIDRLGKHGAVDSVAPVVATIGGVVVERKLAQGQVVQPADSLFVIADLSRLWAVAQVPEQQVSQVRTGQSVSIEVPALGNEKLVGKLIFVGQTIDPETRTVLVRTELDNREGRLKPAMLASMLIEARPVDRLVVPAGAVVRENDEDHVFVAEGESGFRLLKVKLGPEQRGVRVVLGGLKGGEKLVVDGAFHLNNERNRKEMEGS